Within the Actinomycetota bacterium genome, the region TCGTGCACCTTCGAGCCCACGTTGAAGGGGGCAGGAGTGACGTCCTCGGCCCGCCGGCCATCCCAGCGGACGACGACGCTGCGGGCCTCGTCCGGCCGCATTTCCACCCAGTAGACGTGGTCGCCGGAGACGAGGATCTCCTCGAACGTGATGGTCCCGGCAGTGAGCCACTGCCCGGTGACGGGCGACGTCCAAGTCCCGAAGGGATGGGACTCCGTCATCCGAGCTGCTCCCGCTCCTCGTCGGTCAGCCGCAGGGCCGCCGCGGCGACGTTCTCCTCAAGGTGCGCCACCGACGACGTCCCCGGGATCGGCAGCATCTGCGGCGAACGCTGAAGCAGCCATGCCAGCGCCACCTGTGCCTGTGTCACTTGGTGCGCGTGCGCCATGGCGTCCAAAGGGCCTCCAGGCCTGGTGAGGCTGCCGTCGCCGAGCGGGTACCACGGGATGAAGGCGATCCCCGCCTGCTCGCAGTGGTCGACGACGGGGTCGGACTTCAAATCCCCCAGCCCGTAACGGCTCTGGACGCTGGCGATCGGTACGGTCTTCACCGCGCTCTCGATGTGCTCGCGCGTCACGTTGGACAGCCCGATCTCCCGGACCTTGCCCTCCTCGCGCAGCTCCACGAGGGCGCCCAGCGACTCGGTGAAGGGAACCTTGGCATCCACCGTGTGCAGCTGG harbors:
- a CDS encoding aldo/keto reductase — its product is MTTHAPAAAAGTVRIGDRSVHRMGFGAMRVTGRGIWGPPADPEGARALLRRVVELGVNFIDTADSYGPEVSENLIAEALHPYPDDLIVATKGGLVRPGPSRWTPDCRPERLKECCEASLRRLRTDCIDLYQLHTVDAKVPFTESLGALVELREEGKVREIGLSNVTREHIESAVKTVPIASVQSRYGLGDLKSDPVVDHCEQAGIAFIPWYPLGDGSLTRPGGPLDAMAHAHQVTQAQVALAWLLQRSPQMLPIPGTSSVAHLEENVAAAALRLTDEEREQLG